In one window of Camelina sativa cultivar DH55 chromosome 15, Cs, whole genome shotgun sequence DNA:
- the LOC104747008 gene encoding PXMP2/4 family protein 2 codes for MLKLWRWYQRCLTVHPVKTQVISSGFLWGFGDVTAQYITHSTAKTRLLRLTETNKDGDADAKFKVNWKRVAITSMFGFGFVGPVGHFWYEGLDKFIKLKLRYVPKSTRFVAAKVAMDGLIFGPIDLLVFFTYMGYATGKNTAEVKEGLKRDFLPALALEGGAWPLLQIANFRYVPVQYQLLYVNIFCLVDSAFLSWVEQQKDAAWKQWFTTSFQPLKERGGHGGV; via the exons ATGTTGAAGCTTTGGAGATGGTACCAGCGATGCTTGACGGTTCATCCAGTGAAAACTCAGGTCATCAGTTCTGGATTTCTTTGGGGATTCGGCGATGTCACCGCTCAATACATCACTCACTCCACTGCCAAaactcgtcttcttcgtctcacC GAAACAAATAAAGATGGTGACGCAGATGCAAAATTCAAGGTCAACTGGAAGCGAGTAGCTATCACGAGCatgtttgggtttggtttcgtCGGACCTGTTGGCCACTTctg GTACGAAGGCCTGGATAAATTCATAAAACTGAAGCTTCGATATGTGCCAAAGTCAACACGTTTTGTAGCTGCTAAAGTTGCAATGGATGGTCTTATCTTTGGGCCTATAGATCTACTGGTGTTCTTCACATACATGGGATACGCCACAGGCAAGAACACAGCTGAGGTGAAAGAAGGACTCAAGAGGGATTTTCTTCCGGCTCTAGCTCTTGAAGGCGGAGCATGGCCGCTTCTTCAGATTGCAAACTTCAGATATGTTCCCGTGCAATACCAGTTGCTTTACGTCAATATCTTTTGCCTAGTAGACAGTGCTTTCCTCTCATGGGTCGAGCAACAGAAGGATGCAGCTTGGAAACAATGGTTTACTACTTCATTTCAACCACTGAAAGAACGAGGTGGCCACGGCGGAGTATGA